The nucleotide sequence ATTGAGACGATGAAAGAATATCGAGGATATTAGCGATGAGCATTACCCGAAAAGCCATTATTCCGAAGGGAATGGAAATTTTATACGAAAAATATCGCTACTGCCCTGGCATTCGGGTTGGGAATATGTTGTATATCTCAGGGCAGGTGGGCCGCGATGAAAATTTACAAGTCGTCGAGGAAACGGAAGCTCAATTTGTGCAGGCTTTCGAGAACGTGAAACAGGTACTCTTAGCAGCAGACGCCTCTTTTAACGATGTGGTAGAGATGATTACCTACCACGTCACAGGGATAGGCTCCGGTCAGTCACAGGTTCAACTGTCTTCTAAGTTAGAGCAACAGCCAGGGACCATTCCCCACCTGCCGCTGTTTATGCAGGTCAAAGACCGTTACTTCACCCATCAGTTTCCCACTTGGACGGGCGTAGGTGTGACGGGCTTATCTACACCAGGGCTTATCGTAGAGATTAAGTGTACGGCAATCCTCGAAAGGTAGAGCAACATGCTCAACAAGTTTGAGCCGGGAGCTGAGAGGAAAGCATTCAAACTAGCTTGAATTGTTGTTTGATTCGCTGACAATTAATTAGGCCGAATATTAGCCAGAACGCCAGTAATCCAGAGGTCAGCATAAGAACCGATACGGCACCAAACTGACTAATGAGTACAGGGGCAGCCGCTGTAAATAAACCCCCACCGACAATCGGTTCGAAAAAAAGTTGTTTGTAAGCAAAACTTTCAAAGGCCCCGGTTCGGTTGTCTGCATCTACCATACGGATTAATAAAATCCCCGTCGCAGTAACCCCCATCGACTGCCCCATATCGCCAATACCTCGCTCGAACCAATAAACAGGTAAAATGCGAGGAGCAAGATAAATAAAGGCTAAAATATTCCAGGTGATGCCGGCGATCGCCAAACTCAGAAAAATGCCAAGATTTGCTCCCAATACAGCAAGGTTAATTGAAGCTAAAGCTGTGACCACCACTACATCAAGAGCCACGCCACCGATTCTTTCTTGCAGTCTTCTGACAATCAGGCAATCGAGATCGAGATATTTCATGACCAGCTGGACGATGATGCCGCCAATTAATGCCATTGGAAATAGAGGGACTGCAGCAATTAACTCAAAGCCGCCTCTACCCCAAGCGATCGACTCGATCCAAGTAAGTGCGCGTAAGATTAACCAACCTATTACTACTGCCAAACCCGTAAAACCAAAGTTGAGTGAAAGTGGATCGACCAATAGGTTTTGCATCAACCGAGCTCTTCCTTCAAGTATTCTTTGGTCTTCGATTTCTGCCGTCTCTTGAAATTGAGCATCGCCACTACTGACTTCCTCCAGCTCGCTTTGGATATAGCCTTTTTGACGACCCCAATGAGCCAAGGCCACACCAAACATAATTCCAGAGACAATACCCACAGTAGCTAGGCCTAAGGCTAAATCTCCACCTTCGGGAAAACCCAACTGTGTGAAGGTTCCGGCCATTCCCGCCGCAGTACCGTGCCCTCCTTCAAAAGCAATTTCGATCAATGCTCCTGCAATGGGATCGACACCCAATAGAGGAGACAGAACTAGCACGACCAGAAGAATTCCGATCGTATACTGTCCCCAAGCAAGACTTTGGCCAAAGGCCACTTGAGGTGCAGTTTTACGCCAAACCTCTTTGGGATTGGGAATGGTTTCTCCTAAAAATAAAGCAGCAAAGACTATGTTGATAAAGATACCGGGAGCTTGCGACCAGACAGTCCGCATGGCTTCGGGAAATATTCCCCCTGCAAGATAAGAATCTGCATTTGCCCCCAAAGAATTTGCGATCGCGCCCAACACTCCAGGTCCTAACAACAGGGCAATCACTCCGGCTATAATCGATTCGGGCAAATAGAGAGTTTTAAATAACCTAACATTATGCTTGACGTATCTCGCCAAAAGGACCAAAATTCCCAGCATAATAAACGCAAAAAAAGCATTGAGGAGGTTAAACATCTTTAATGTGGCTCTTCGATGGTAACCCCAGTGTTATCAGACTTTGAGCTAGAGAACTGTAATTGAAGTTACTTTTGCTTGGCGTTTAACGATTAAATATGTTTAACGATTAAATATATAAACCAAGTCTAGCTTGAAGCCCGTAGTTTTGAGTTCTTTTTACTAGCGCTGTCGTTCGCTGCATTAGCCCCCTAAATTCCGTCATTGAATTTAGGGGGATGAGTGCAATGTCTAAAAACTTCAGGTCTCAACACGGACGAGGTTTGTTTCATTGTTAAATGCATGAATTGTTCGCTACTATCGGCTCGCTGGCCTTCAGAGGTTTTGTTCGCATATACTAAACTATTGCGAATTATTCAGAAACTCGATCGCCACCTTCGAGATTTCTTCGGGCATCTGGTTCATCATACAAATTGTCCCCTTTTCAAATTCAACCACTCTGCTGTGAGGAATAACCCGAGAGACAAAATGGCGATTTTCCATTTTCGCTAAGCCCAGTCGTTCAAATTCCTCCACGTCATCTAGTCCCCACAGAATGAGTGTGGGACAGGCGATCGTGCGAAATCTCGCTTCCGCCTCCAGGCAATAATCGGCTACAGCCCAAACTGCGTACAAAGGATAGCCAAAGCATTTAAAGTCATCTAAAACCCAGCGATGATTTAACTCGGCAGAACCTACGTATCTAGAGCGGGCTTGCCATCGTTTCATCAGGTGGGAGCCGTCTGCTTGAATTTGAAAGCCTCGCTCGAATAATTGCATTAGCCTTGCTTTACCCGCTTCGCCGAAGCCTGCGACGTTGCCCAAGATCAGCTTATTGAGGCGATCGGGGTAAGCGGCGGCCATCTCTCCAGCAACAAATGCACCGGTATGGTTGCCCATAATGCTTGCTTTCTGGATGCCTAGCTCGTCCAATAAGGCGATCGCCGTTTTGGCGTAGTCGGCGATCGTATACAGTCTGGGAGGCTTGTCAGAATCGCCAAAGCCCATGAGATCCATTGCAATCACCTGTCTGTTTTCAGCAAAAATGGGCATCAACTCGCGAAATTCATCGCTACTGCGGGGATTCATGTGCATTAAAAGAAGTGGCTCGCCTTCTCCACCGATTCGGTAAAGAATCTGGCCGTCGTCAGTATCTAAGAATGCCCGCTTGATAGGCTGGTTCATCTTTAAATCTCAATCCCTCAGTCAATTAGAACGCTTTATCGTATCCGCTCTTCTTCAATCAAAGTCCGTTGATAAATTTCCCCATCCCTGAACCAGTGCCAAGTACGAGCGCGACGAGCGTTGCCGGAATTAATATGAATCATTTCATAGACGTAAACGTCCGCTATATCTTTGTAACTAAACCACAAGATAACGATCGAATCATCTGCTTCCCACGCACGTCCGTGAATGCGTTCTGTGTCAAACCAGAGGCTTTTATCGCGGTAAGTGCCTGGAAACTGATACTCTTGCACCTTTCCATCAGGCCACTCATACCGATTGGTTTGAAAGTAGGGAGAAGAAGCATCCTCCTCTGGAAACTTGCAGGTTATCTGCGACTTGTGTTTGTCGATGATATTTCCGTCATTATCGATAATAGTATAAGTGCCAGCCCAGGTCCCTTCATGTCGAACGAGGACGGGCATTTCAGCTCGAATTGCAGACATGTCTAATGCTCCTTGTTGCTATCGCTTCAATCGCACCTAGTTTCAGATTTATCTATTTCCCTCAGGCATTGCTTCGCAGAGATAATCGCTAGTCGGACATATCGTCCGTGGCTTTTGGGAGATCGAACCACCAGGGATCGGGTGCGGAGTTTGTTTTGACCAAAAAGGCTTTCTTCCGCATAAATCGCGCGATCGCTGCCGGTCCCATGCGCGAACCCCCCAAGCCGGACCCTTTGAAGGCATTTTTCTCTCCTTCGTAGATGAATGCCGTTAACGCAGCATCGTTGATACTGATGCCACCCGCATCGATACGGCGTGCTACCTCTAGAGCTTCAGCGTCCGATCCGGCAAAAACAGCCGCGCTGAGGCCGTAGTTCGTATCGTTGGCTAGCGCCACGCCTTCTTCAACTGTCGAGAATGACATGACCGGCATAATCGGACCAAACGTTTCCTCTGCCATCACCTTCATCGATCGCTCGACCTGAGTCAAAACTGTCGGGCGACACCAGAGCCCCCCACCTAATGCTTCAATTGCCCCTCCACAATGCACCACTGCCCCCTTTGCCGCAGCCTCATCGAGGTGTGCGGCAATCGTCGCTGCCTGCTTTTCAGCAATGATGGGACCGATTTGGCCACTGTCGACGGATGGATAGGTTAGCTGCAGGCGCTTTGCCTTTTGGACCAGCATTGCGACAAAGGGCTCGAAGATGGCATCGGCAGCGTAAATGCGTTCGAGGGAGAGACAAGATTGACCGGTATTGACCGTCGAGCCCCACAAGATGGCTGAGGTGGCCAACTCTAGATTGGCGGAGGCCAGCACGATCGCCGGATCTTTGCCTCCCAGTTCTAAAAAAGCTGGAATAAAGCGCTTGGTTGCGGCCTCTGCTACTGTCCGGCCCGTTGCCACACTGCCCGTAAAGCAGACTAGATCGACGCAGTCGATTGCAGCAGCCCCCGTATCGCCTGCCCCCTCCACATAAGCCAAGACATCTCGAAGCTGGGGGACAGCGGCGATCGCCTCTGACAGCGGTTTGATAAATCGGGGGGCAATTTCACTCGGCTTCACGACGACGGCACAACCAGCCAGCAGGGCCGGGATGGTGTCGATCGCAGACAGCAAAAGTGGAAAGTTCCAGGGGCTGATAACACCGACTAAAGCATAGGGAACTGACTGCTGTTGCAATCGGATGAAGGGGATGGCGCTGGACTTCGGTTCTGGTTCCGCCAGCAATTGGGGGGCTAGCCGACACCAGCGATCGATGCTGGAGATAACCGAATCCAGTTCGAGCGCGGATTCCGTTCGTCTGCCCGTGTCGGCAGTCAATGCCTGTACTAGTTTCTGCTTGCGGGCCAACAAAGACTGCTTCCATCTTTGCAGTGCCTCGATGCGTTGTTCCAGCCCTCCCGCCTGCCAGTCGAGTTGAGCAGTTCGCAGGCGATCGCATCGCTCGGCCAGCCGATCCCGTTCTGGAGGCTCGATCCAGTAGTCAACCATTCCCGTGCGGGGATTGCGAACGCCAATGGGGCCAGCCATCTCTCAAATCATCCCGAGCTCGTCTAAACGCTCGATGGTTTCTTGCTGAGTTTGCCTAAAGTGCGATCGTTCCACTTTACCCTCCAGCATGGTGTTGGGGGGATATATGCGCGCTTGGCGATAGCAATCGGCATAGAGCTCCGGTCGCTGTCGGGCCAGCAGATTATTTAAACCCAGTTGGCGGCGAAATCGTCTCGAGGCTGCCAGATCGATGTCTGCAAAGGCGGCCATACTTTCTCCGGCACCAGTCTCGGCCAAAACCAGTCCTCGATAGTCTACGATTTGGGAGCCGCCGTCCGTTGAGGAACTAGGGATATTGGTGTTAGCGATACCTGCGGTATTGGCGGAGATGACATAGGCGGAATTTTCGATCGCGCGGGCGATTTTGGCGATGTCTTTCGGCGATCGCCCCTTGCCGTAAATTTCTGACGTGGGATGCAGAAAAATTTCCGCCCCCCGCAGGGCCAAGCAGCGCGCCACTTCTGGGAACAAAATCTCATCGGAGGCTACGGCAGCAAGATTGCCGATGGCGGTTTTAGCCACCGGAAAAGCACCGTCGAGACCGTAACAGTCGAGATATCGCTCCCAGACATCGTGTGGGGTGGGAGCAAACATGGAATTGAGCCGTCGATAGCGCAGGACGAGCGAGCCTGTCGGGGCGATCGTAAAGCAGCTCTGGAAGTACAGATCTGGAAAATTGGGATCGAGTTCGTAGGCATTTCCAGCTAAAAAGATATTGTGCTTTTGGGCAATCTGTCCCAGCGAGTCGTAGAGCGGATCGTCCATGTCTAAGCAGGCTTTTTCTGCCCAAGCGACTACTGACTCTCCCATCGGGAAACCCGTCAGTACGTATTCGGGCAAGACTACCAGGCGACAGTCGGGGCCAATAAAGGCAAGGCTGGCGGCAATTTGAGACTCTAGGCGATCGAGAGTCTGTTGCATCAGCGATCGCGCTTCAGTGCGATTTCGAGCCCGATTGACGGCCGAGCAGGTCACTTGGAGCGCTAATGCTTTGAATGAATCAATCGCCATCAGTCAACCTCTAGTTTCACTCGATCGTGAGTGGGTGCATCTACTCGGACGTCATTCCGCGACGATCCCGAAGACTGTATCTCGGTAAGCTACTCGCAGGTTAATCAAGCATCGATGGTGGGTGTAACCCAGTTTTAAGCCAAAATCTTCTCGTTTAAGCAGAGACTCGTGGTTTTGAGAATGTGTCTATTAGACCCTCTCACTAGCGCTGTGGTTCGCTGCATTAGCCCCCTAAATCCCCCATTCTGGGGGACTTGAGTACAGTTCCAGTTGAGGGTTGGGAGGCGGAGAAGGCGATGGAGAAAGTTGTAGAACGAAGCCAATAGCCTCTCGGAAGTCCCCCACTGGTGGGGGATTTAGGGGGCCGAGTGCAATGCCTGAAAACTCCAGATCTCAATCTGGATGGGGTTTAACTAATTGACATCTCGAGCGGCTAACATCGCGTTAATGTGGGTAAAGATACGATCTAGCTCCGAGATCGCATCTAGTTCACTAATTTCATCGAGAGTTAACGATTCATTCTTCTTCCTGTCCAGCAGAGTTTCCATGCGAAGTTGAAGCGACTCACTAAACTTAAATAAATAAAAATCTCCGACCTTTTCAAGCTGCATTTCATGAATCAGTGAAGATGGTTGCTTAAGGGTTGCAATCATTTCTACTCCTGTGATACTTCGCCCCAGATACAGTTATCTCGTACATTCATCCCAATTATAACTAGCTAGGCTCTATAGAGATTACAAAGGGGATCGACCTTTATGCCATTGCTTTCGGGGACACCCCATAGGGGCGTTTCAAATACTGCCCGCAGGGCGAACCGATGACTTGTCCTTTGTCGTAAATCAGATTGCCGCGCAAAAATGTACTCTTGACTCGCCCAGTCAATTCCATCCCCTCAAACGGCGAATAGCCCTGCTGGGACTCAGACTCTTCGGCACGAACCACAAAGGATTCGTTCGGATCGAAAAGCACGAAGTCGGCATCGTATCCAATGGCAATATCCCCTTTTTCCAACAATCCAAATCGCTGGGCAGGATTCCAACACAACATCTCGGCCATGCGATTGTAGGACAAGCCGCGCTTGCTACCTTCGCTAAACACGCCAGAGAGTAAGTATTCCGTACCGCCAAAACCAGATTTTGCCAGCCAGATATTGTCGGGGTCTTGCAGACTTGCTTTCTTCTCAGCAGAGCAACAGGCGTGGTCGCTGACGATCCAATCAATTTGGCCGTTCGAGACTGCCTGCCACAAATATTCCACATCAGCTCGGGATCGAATGGGGGGGTTGACCTTAGCCCATTTGCCTGTGGGGGCGTCCACATCTAAGAGCAAATGACCGACTGTCACTTCTCGCTTGAAATTGATCTGAGGAAAGGCCACATCCATCATCAGAGCAGCATCTAATGCTTTACGGGAACTGAGGTGTAGCAGATTGATATTGGCACAATTGGTCTCGTGAGCTAAGTAGGAGGCGATAAATATGGCTAGCCCTTCTGAATGGGGCGGACGGGCAGCACTGTAGGCTCTGAGACCGCTGAGATTGCGATCGCCCTCGACAATTTTGGTATAAGCACTCAAGATTTCAGCGACTTCGCAGTGAAGGCTGAGGCTGATGAAATCATTGGCTTCTGGGTAACGTTCTCTCAGTTTAGTCAGGCCGCGCATAATAAATTCAAAATGAGCAAAATCGTAGCGTTCCTCTGGCTCAATCATGAGGAAAAAGTTTTGCTTGTCTGAGAGACCGTGCAGGCCGTAGCCGCCGTAGAACATAAAAATTTTGAACGACGAGATGCCATGCTCTTCAAAAAGCCACTGCATTTCGTCAATATGCTGGCCACTAATGGGTGCAATATGGTAGCCATAATCGACAAAAAACTTCCCGTCTGACAGTGCCAGTACCTCGGGAAAGAAATCCTGATAAGGTCCGCCTTTATTGAGGTAATACTGACCGGTACGGATATAATTCAAGCTTGTCGTCACCCCCCCCATCGCCGCTGCTCTACTTTCGGTCGCGGCATCTTTGTCGAGAGGTTGATAGATACCGACGTGCATGTGGGAGTCAATCACCCCAGGAAAACCCAGCAGGTTTTGAGCGTCGAACACATCTTTTGCACGATCGCCACAAATATCCCGCTCGATGCAGGCAAATTTGCCATCCTTTATGCCCAAATCTAGCTGTTCGACAGTCGGGTGATTGGGGCGAACCAGGCGCACATTTTTGATAACTTTGTCCAGAACTGTGGCTTCAGACACGATGGACCTCATGTGTGGCTAGAGAGGAAATCGGAGGAGGAAAGCTTGCCTGTTAGTTTTGAGAAATTTTATACAACTTTATGCTAAGAATTGGGTCTATCTTAGGCTTGTAGGGCTTTGTCCCATTCTAACTGATGGGCTAAACCATACTTGATGAAATCTGCTTTTTCAGCTTTGTCGCTTTTGCCAAATACTCCTAAGCTATAGGGATTATCCTGCATGCGTTTTTTGACTAGATCTGTTTCAAATGCGATCGCTTTCTCTCTCGGCATATCGGGTTTAAAGAAGTCTACGATTAAGACAGTTCTATCGCGATCGGTATAATTATGCGGACAGTGTGGATAGCTATGATCTAAAACCATGAACTCGCCTTCATGCCAAAAGAGCTCGTCGTGACAGATCTTCATCGCGACATCTCCCTTTGGCACGATCAATCCTAGATAGCCGCGATTCATATGGGGGTGATTGTTCACATGCAGTTTGATATCTAGCCCCGGATAGTAAGTGCCAAAGTAGACATTCCTGAGGATGTCATCGTCAGTGGAATTTATCGTTGCGATCGCCTCCGACAATTTTGAAAAATATTTCTCCCTTAACTCCAGTGCTCGTTCTGAGGCATGATGTGAATCGTAATTAGGATAATGTATGTGATGTACCCTAATGTATTCTTCAATAAAGATGCCTTGGAACAATATTCCGAAAGCACTATATTTGCCTTTTCCTTTAGTCTTCAGTGTTTTACTTTTCGGCCCCAGTACATTATAGGCGAATGCTAACTCTTCACTAGAGGCATTTTGGTTGAATTGTGTAAACTCATCCCTAATAGTCTGCCACTTTGCTTGGAAGCCCTTGAGAAAGGGAAATTGCTCTGGGTCTAAACGGTATTCGGTGTAACTTCCCATTTGTACTTCTCCTGCATATTCTTAAGGGTCGCCGTATAAAGGGGACGAGATCTTCTCAATTGTAACGCTAAGTACATTTCGCTAAAATAAAGCATTTGGCTGGACTTCCACCTGTTAGCCTTAGCGATTAGGAATGAATATGCTAATGTAGGTAGAAGAGCCTAGTAATGTTGTTGAATCGCTAGAGTTAATCTACCTTTCAACTCGTGACGCGCATGTATCGGAGGATAGCCGTGAAAATCCCCAATTGGAAGGCTAGCGGTCAGCCGCAAGAAAAGGGCCGCAAGCGACATCGTCGCCGCCAACAAAAAGCTAAAGCCTTCAAAGCTCTAGCAGCAAGACTGAAAAGACCTCGGCATTGGGCTGGGGTCTTTCAGTTTGATGGGTTATGACGGTTACAGCGATCGCAAACGTCGCCTTTCCTTCTGGCAGAGAAGATAATGGAGGTAGGAGCTTAGGGCACTCCAATGGTTGCCACAGAATCGCAAGCTAACACCGACACGACCGGCTTAGTCTCCCCCAATCCCTACCGCTGCTCCAATCGCGAAGGGCAATGTACGGTGGTAACGGAGACTAGAGGTCTGTTGACAGGGAGGCGGGTTGTGCGCGGACGAGAATCGGAATGCGAGCAAATCCATTGAGATACGAATCAATGTTCCCATCTTGCTTGACCTGACACCTGTCGAACTGACGTTGCTTGCAACGGCATGGCTAACCAGAAATCAATGGTCCGAGAAAATTGGATCTCGAGATGTGGGTGAAAGCATATTTCTGTCGCTAGCTGCTACCTATTGATAGAATGGAATCTAATGTTTCTGCTCAATGCTTTGTTCTATGCCTGCTGAAACTCTCTCGCGCTACGTTACTCGCAATACTGAGATTTTGAGCGGAGAGCCAATTATTCTGGGCACTCGTACATCTGTTCGTGCTATTGTTGGCTTGTGGCGGCTTGGCATTATGCCAGAAGAAATCTTAAACCATTTGCCTCACCTAAGTCTAGCGCAAGTGTTTGACGCCTTGAGCTTCTATCTAGATTGTCAGGCAGAGATTAATGAATACATTGAGCAAAATCGGGTACCCGACGAACTCGTGCATCCATCTGTGAGAGCCGCATTGGATGCCTCGTGACAACTTTTGCGGCACTTTACACAGATGAGGATATCTCGGCTCTGGTTGCCACGTTGTTGAGATCGCGCGGTTTAGATATTATGACTGTTCCCGAACAAGCAACCCTTGGCAAAACAGATCGCGAGCAACTTGAGTTTGCTACGTCCATTAACCGGTGTATTTTAACCCATAACCGAGTTGATTTTGAGCGGTTGCACCTACAGTATGTGGAAGAAGATAAACAGCACTCTGGAATTATTGTTGTGCCTCAGAAAAGAGCCTATGAAGTTGCCAAACGGGTTGGCATTTTGGTGAATGCACTGACGGCTGAGGAGATCGGGAATCAATTGCTTTATGCCTAAATTTTTTGACGATGTCCATCTACCGCGAACGGGCAAGCACTTCGCATCGCACGATCGCCACCTGCCTCTCTCTAGCCATTCCACCCCGGAACCGCCATCATAAATGCAGTCAAACTTTATCGAGAGTTCCACTCGTGCGCCAACTCAAACCTGCTTTTGGCATCATTGCCCTCTTGCTCGCCTTCACCTTTGGATTCAACCCACCTGCTATGGCTGCCAGCCCCAACAACCAAGCTACCCAGCAAATGATTGTCAAGGCCGATCCCGATCGCGTCTTCTCCGTTGCACAACAAGCCTTTACCGCTTGGCCTCGCGGCGAGTTCGTCGCCGCAGATGCCGAAACCCATGTCGTGAAAGGATTATCTCGCACTAAAGTGTTCAAATTTGTCGATGACATCACCGTGGCGATCGCCCCCACCAGCGACGATCCCCCTCAAACCCAACTGTCGATCCAATCTGTCGGTCGCATGGGCGAATACGACTTTGGCGGCAATCAACGTAATATTAACGAATACGTCGAAACGCTGAAATCCTTTCTCTAAAACACATAGCGATGCGATCGACAGGGGCGTTAGACTCTCGGAAGCACCTATAGAGAATTTGGGCCAGACAGACATGGGAACGAACACTGGACGCTGGATGGCGATCGCCGTTGCTGCCGCCTTACCGGCGAGCATCGTTACAACCCCTGCCCTAGCCCAATTCATCAGTCCCATCCTCAACCCTTTAGTGGGTGCTTGGCTCGAATCAGAAGTCGATAGCGTCGACAATCTCTCCGTCTCCATTAGCGGTCGCGATCGCGACATCCTCGGCGGCACCATCGAACGGGCTGAAGTCTCGGGAGACAACTTAGTCCGGGATGGTTTCCACATCACCACAGTTCAATTAGACGGACGCAACATTCGCCTCAACACCCAAGCTGCTCTACGCGGCGAATCTCTGCGCTTAATCGAACCCCTGCCGGTCGCCGTGCAAATGCGCTGGAGCGAAGCGGATCTCAACCAGTCTTTGCAGGCCCCATTGATTCAATCGCAGCTAGAAGCAGCTCGAGTCAAACTTCCCTTTGGCGACGAGCAATCGGTGGCTTTTCTCATCCGCGATCCGCAAGTCACGCTGCAAAATGGAGCGCTTCAGCTCGACGCCACCCTCGACATGCCTGGTGGCGACGCCGTACCGATCTCAATTGCGACTCAACTGCAAGCCCAAAACAGCAACCAACTGCTGCTAGTCAATCCCGTTTGGCTCAGTGGCGAAACTGCCATCCCGATTGAAGGGCTCGATCGCATGCTTCTCGACCTCGGCGAAGATGTCAGCGTGACTCGCCTTCAACTATTAGCGGGCGAACTACTGTATGACGGCACCGTCACCATTCAGCCTTGAGTATATTCAGTCAACTCAGCCGTTCGTGCAAGTCACACTAAACGTCATGGGCAAGCCAATGAATCGATTCTGATAGATTGCAAAAGAGGAAGCACGAGAACGTTTCACCATCTTCTCTAGGCGCTTGAAGGAAAACAAATAAAGACTGTCTCTATCATAAGCTGGCTTGTTTTTACCGCACCACTTATAAAATAGATCGTCATGCCAGTGTAAGAAGAAAACGCTAGTGTGCGATTCGATAGGGAAGTATTTATTTGGAGTTGTAAAAAAGACATTTTTCGATACGCGCATCATTTCATTGAGAAACAATAGTTGCGATCGATCGTCGCCAACATGCTCGATCACTGCATTGCTAAACACCCAATCAAACTCTTTGTCTGCAAAAGGGAACTTTCCACCTGAATATTGAACAAATTTTTTCCCGGGGAATTTACCTTCCATACCGATGAGCTCTCGCACTCCTAGGCCAGTATAGGTTTCTGGCTTGTAACGATAATTCTTGAGAAAGTAGTTTCGAGCAGGTTTTGCCCTGTTTGATTCTGGCGATACTCCTACATCTAAAACAGTC is from Synechococcus sp. PCC 7336 and encodes:
- a CDS encoding nitrilase-related carbon-nitrogen hydrolase, encoding MAIDSFKALALQVTCSAVNRARNRTEARSLMQQTLDRLESQIAASLAFIGPDCRLVVLPEYVLTGFPMGESVVAWAEKACLDMDDPLYDSLGQIAQKHNIFLAGNAYELDPNFPDLYFQSCFTIAPTGSLVLRYRRLNSMFAPTPHDVWERYLDCYGLDGAFPVAKTAIGNLAAVASDEILFPEVARCLALRGAEIFLHPTSEIYGKGRSPKDIAKIARAIENSAYVISANTAGIANTNIPSSSTDGGSQIVDYRGLVLAETGAGESMAAFADIDLAASRRFRRQLGLNNLLARQRPELYADCYRQARIYPPNTMLEGKVERSHFRQTQQETIERLDELGMI
- a CDS encoding aldehyde dehydrogenase family protein, with protein sequence MAGPIGVRNPRTGMVDYWIEPPERDRLAERCDRLRTAQLDWQAGGLEQRIEALQRWKQSLLARKQKLVQALTADTGRRTESALELDSVISSIDRWCRLAPQLLAEPEPKSSAIPFIRLQQQSVPYALVGVISPWNFPLLLSAIDTIPALLAGCAVVVKPSEIAPRFIKPLSEAIAAVPQLRDVLAYVEGAGDTGAAAIDCVDLVCFTGSVATGRTVAEAATKRFIPAFLELGGKDPAIVLASANLELATSAILWGSTVNTGQSCLSLERIYAADAIFEPFVAMLVQKAKRLQLTYPSVDSGQIGPIIAEKQAATIAAHLDEAAAKGAVVHCGGAIEALGGGLWCRPTVLTQVERSMKVMAEETFGPIMPVMSFSTVEEGVALANDTNYGLSAAVFAGSDAEALEVARRIDAGGISINDAALTAFIYEGEKNAFKGSGLGGSRMGPAAIARFMRKKAFLVKTNSAPDPWWFDLPKATDDMSD
- a CDS encoding RidA family protein, with translation MSITRKAIIPKGMEILYEKYRYCPGIRVGNMLYISGQVGRDENLQVVEETEAQFVQAFENVKQVLLAADASFNDVVEMITYHVTGIGSGQSQVQLSSKLEQQPGTIPHLPLFMQVKDRYFTHQFPTWTGVGVTGLSTPGLIVEIKCTAILER
- a CDS encoding aspartyl/asparaginyl beta-hydroxylase domain-containing protein; the protein is MGSYTEYRLDPEQFPFLKGFQAKWQTIRDEFTQFNQNASSEELAFAYNVLGPKSKTLKTKGKGKYSAFGILFQGIFIEEYIRVHHIHYPNYDSHHASERALELREKYFSKLSEAIATINSTDDDILRNVYFGTYYPGLDIKLHVNNHPHMNRGYLGLIVPKGDVAMKICHDELFWHEGEFMVLDHSYPHCPHNYTDRDRTVLIVDFFKPDMPREKAIAFETDLVKKRMQDNPYSLGVFGKSDKAEKADFIKYGLAHQLEWDKALQA
- a CDS encoding alpha/beta fold hydrolase, whose amino-acid sequence is MNQPIKRAFLDTDDGQILYRIGGEGEPLLLMHMNPRSSDEFRELMPIFAENRQVIAMDLMGFGDSDKPPRLYTIADYAKTAIALLDELGIQKASIMGNHTGAFVAGEMAAAYPDRLNKLILGNVAGFGEAGKARLMQLFERGFQIQADGSHLMKRWQARSRYVGSAELNHRWVLDDFKCFGYPLYAVWAVADYCLEAEARFRTIACPTLILWGLDDVEEFERLGLAKMENRHFVSRVIPHSRVVEFEKGTICMMNQMPEEISKVAIEFLNNSQ
- a CDS encoding DUF433 domain-containing protein, whose protein sequence is MPAETLSRYVTRNTEILSGEPIILGTRTSVRAIVGLWRLGIMPEEILNHLPHLSLAQVFDALSFYLDCQAEINEYIEQNRVPDELVHPSVRAALDAS
- a CDS encoding DUF3598 family protein, coding for MSAIRAEMPVLVRHEGTWAGTYTIIDNDGNIIDKHKSQITCKFPEEDASSPYFQTNRYEWPDGKVQEYQFPGTYRDKSLWFDTERIHGRAWEADDSIVILWFSYKDIADVYVYEMIHINSGNARRARTWHWFRDGEIYQRTLIEEERIR
- a CDS encoding sodium/glutamate symporter; this translates as MFNLLNAFFAFIMLGILVLLARYVKHNVRLFKTLYLPESIIAGVIALLLGPGVLGAIANSLGANADSYLAGGIFPEAMRTVWSQAPGIFINIVFAALFLGETIPNPKEVWRKTAPQVAFGQSLAWGQYTIGILLVVLVLSPLLGVDPIAGALIEIAFEGGHGTAAGMAGTFTQLGFPEGGDLALGLATVGIVSGIMFGVALAHWGRQKGYIQSELEEVSSGDAQFQETAEIEDQRILEGRARLMQNLLVDPLSLNFGFTGLAVVIGWLILRALTWIESIAWGRGGFELIAAVPLFPMALIGGIIVQLVMKYLDLDCLIVRRLQERIGGVALDVVVVTALASINLAVLGANLGIFLSLAIAGITWNILAFIYLAPRILPVYWFERGIGDMGQSMGVTATGILLIRMVDADNRTGAFESFAYKQLFFEPIVGGGLFTAAAPVLISQFGAVSVLMLTSGLLAFWLIFGLINCQRIKQQFKLV
- a CDS encoding dihydroorotase family protein; translated protein: MSEATVLDKVIKNVRLVRPNHPTVEQLDLGIKDGKFACIERDICGDRAKDVFDAQNLLGFPGVIDSHMHVGIYQPLDKDAATESRAAAMGGVTTSLNYIRTGQYYLNKGGPYQDFFPEVLALSDGKFFVDYGYHIAPISGQHIDEMQWLFEEHGISSFKIFMFYGGYGLHGLSDKQNFFLMIEPEERYDFAHFEFIMRGLTKLRERYPEANDFISLSLHCEVAEILSAYTKIVEGDRNLSGLRAYSAARPPHSEGLAIFIASYLAHETNCANINLLHLSSRKALDAALMMDVAFPQINFKREVTVGHLLLDVDAPTGKWAKVNPPIRSRADVEYLWQAVSNGQIDWIVSDHACCSAEKKASLQDPDNIWLAKSGFGGTEYLLSGVFSEGSKRGLSYNRMAEMLCWNPAQRFGLLEKGDIAIGYDADFVLFDPNESFVVRAEESESQQGYSPFEGMELTGRVKSTFLRGNLIYDKGQVIGSPCGQYLKRPYGVSPKAMA